CTCCACCCGGACCTGTCGGCCGTGCAGCCGGGTGATCCGGTCGAGCACCCGCTCGAAGACGGGGGCGAGGTCCGGGCCGGTGCCGCGGCCGACGGCGAGGGCGATGAGGGGTGCGGTCACTGCGGGGCTCCTTGGGAGGTGGTGCGGGAGGCGTCGGCGGCCGGGTGGTTCCGGCCGCCGTCCGGCCGGGCACTCGGGGGTGCCGAGTACCCGGCTGGACGGCGGCGTGGCTGGGGCCGGCGTCGGCGGGGCCGGCGTCGGTGCGGACGTTCCGGGGTCGGAGGGGACGCCGGTGCCGGGGCGGCGGGTCGGGTCAGAAGGTCTCCGGGACCAGCTGGTCGCCCGGGATGCCGATCTTCTCGGGCGAGTAGTAGTCGCGGATGCCCTCGGCCCACACGCCGACGGTGATCCGGTCCTCGGCGTCCGGTCCGAAGGCGTCGAACAGCGACTCGATGTTGGGCTTCTCGAAGCCGATCGCGGTCATCAGGGAGAGGAACCGGGGCCGTTCGATCAGGCCGTCCCCGTCCGGGTCGCCGAGGACGGCCAGCGCGTCGGCGAAGGCCGCGGCGGTGGCGCCGAACAGCTCGGTGTTGAGCACGAAGCCCCGGAACTCCTCCGGGCTGATCAGTCCGTCCCGGTTGGTGTCCAGCGTCTCCGCCAGCACCTGCCAGTAGCGGCTGAGGCTGTCGGCGAGCGCCTGCCGGTCGGCGGCCGGCGAGTCGTCGGCCACGGTCAGCAGCCGTTCCGTCATCAGGTCGAAGTCCTCGACGTCGAGCACTCCGTTCCCGTTGGTGTCGAACAGGGTGAACACCAGTGCGGCCCGCTGGAAGGCCTCATGTCCCATGGGTAGTCGTCCCGTCGCTCGCGGCGGGCCCGACCTGCGCGGCCTGGCCTCGGCCGGGAACTCCTACTCTGCCGGTAAACCGGGCCCGTTGTCCCGAGAACTGACCGCTCGTCACTCACGGGAGTGACTAATGTTACCCAAGTGATTATTGTCACGTCCTGTGACCGTCCGGGCGGCACCTGACGGACCGTCATGTCCGGTGGTCCGTCCGGCCCGACCGGCCGCCGCCGGAGAGTGCTGTGGCGGTCGTCACGCCCGGTGGGCCGCCCGGGGGCGGACGGGCACGGGCGGCCGGGGGAACCGGCACCGGGCGGGCGCGGAGGCCGAAGCTAGCATGGGGGCCGCCTTAGCTCGGCCAACCCTCAGAACCGGCCGACCCTCAGCTCGGCCCACCCCCGAAAGTTGAATTGTGACTGTCAACGACGACGTGTTCACGGACTGGAAGAACCGCGAGGAGCTCGCGGAGACGATGATCCCGATCATCGGACGGCTCCACCGCGAGTGGGACGTCACCGTCCTGCTGCACAGCCGCTCCCTGGTGAACAAGTCGGTGGTCAGCATCCTGAAGACGCACCGCTTCGCCCGCCAGATATCCGGCGAGGAACTCTCGATCACCGAGACCTTCCCCTTCCTCCGGGCCCTCTCCTCGCTCGACCTCGGCCCGTCCCAGATCGACCTCGGCCTGCTCGTCGCCGCCCACCGCGCCGACGACCGCGGCCTGTCCGTGGCGGAGTTCACCGCCGAGGCGGTGTCGGGTGCGACCGGCGCCCACAAGATCGAGCGGCAGGCCCCGCGCGACGTGGTGCTGTACGGCTTCGGCCGGATCGGCCGCCTGCTGGCCCGCCTGCTGGTCGAGAAGGCCGGCGGCCTGCGGCTGCGCGCCATCGTGGTGCGCGACGGCGGCGGCGACGACCTGGTCAAGCGCGCCTCGCTGCTGCGCCGCGACTCCATCCACGGCCAGTTCCAGGGCACCATCACCGTGGACGAGGCGACCAACACCATCGTCGCCAACGGCAACGCGATCCAGGTGATCTACTCGAACGACCCGAGCGAGGTGGACTACACCGCGTACGGGATCGACGACGCCATCCTGATCGACAACACCGGCCGCTGGCGCGACCGCGAGGGCCTGTCCAAGCACCTGCGCCCCGGCATCGCCAAGGTCGTGCTGACCGCCCCGGGCAAGGGCGACGTCCCGAACGTCGTGCACGGCGTCAACCACGACACCGTCAAGCCGGACGAGCGGATCATCTCCTGCGCGTCCTGCACCACCAACGCGATCGTGCCGCCGCTCAAGGCGATGGACGAGGCGTACGGCGTGCTGCGCGGCCACGTGGAGACCGTCCACTCGTTCACCAACGACCAGAACCTGCTGGACAACTACCACAAGGCCGACCGCCGGGGCCGCTCCGCGCCGCTCAACATGGTGATCACCGAGACCGGCGCCGCCTCCGCCGTCGCCAAGGCGCTCCCGGACCTCAAGGCGAAGATCACCGGCAGCTCGATCCGCGTCCCCGTGCCGGACGTCTCGATCGCCATCCTCAACCTCCAACTGGCCCGCGAGACCACCCGCGAGGAGGTCCTCGACCACCTGCGGGACGTCTCGCTGACCTCCCCGCTCAAGCGGCAGATCGACTTCATCGACTCGCCCGACGCGGTCTCCAGCGACTTCATCGGCTCCCGGCACGCCTCGATCGTGGACGCGGGCGCGACCAAGGTCGAGGGCGACAACGCGATCCTGTACCTGTGGTACGACAACGAGTTCGGCTACTCCTGCCAGGTCGTCCGGGTCGTCCAGCACGTCTCCGGCGTCGAGTACCCGACCTTCCCGGTCGCGCACTGACGCGACGGCGGACGGCGGGAGCGGACCCCGGTCGGCCTGCGGGCCGGCCGGGGTCCCCGCATTTCCCTGACGACTCGTCAGTTCCGTTCCGCCGCGCGCTTCCTGGCGTAGGCGCGGGCCGCCCGGACGCGGTCGCCGCAGCGGGTCGAGCACCAGTGCCGGGCGGCGTGGGTGCGGACGTAGAACCGGGTGCACGGGGCGCCGCCGCAGCGGGCCAGCCGGGCCGCGTCCGGGCCGGTGAGCAGCTCGGCGGCGTCGGCGGCGAGCCGGGCCATCGCCCCGTCGGCGATCCGGTCGGCCGGGTGCGGCGGGCTGCGGTGCAGGCCCCGCTCGGCGTCCCAGCGCAGCAGCGGCACCGCCGGGGCCGCGGTCAGCGCCCCGTTCACCGCCGCCAGCGCCCCGGGCGGGGCGGGCCGCCCGGCGACCGCGGCGTCCAGCAGCGCGCGCACCGCGTCCCGGAACGTCCGCAGCCGGACGGTGCACGGTTCCAGCACCCGCCCGCCCTCCGGCGCCAGCCCGTGCTCCACCAGCCACGCGGAGGCCGGTCCGGGCGCCGCCAGCAGGTCCAGCGGCCCGGCCGGGAGGACCAGCAGCGAGTTGGCGAAGTCCAGCGCCGGGTACTGCTCGGCCCCGGGCGCGGGCGGCGGCGCTGCGGGGGTGGCGGGGGCGGTCGGGCTCATGTCCCTCATGGTAAAGGCCGGTATTGGCCGTGAGGAGGGGGTGGAGGTTGATATATCGACTGATCGATTCACGGGGAAGGTGGCCGCTCCCTCTCTCAATCTCACGGGAAATCTTGCCGTTCGCCGTGAGGTGTCGCTAGATTCTCCTCACGGAGAAAAGCCAGTTTTCCCGTGAGGGAACTGACGTCGCGTGAGGTGCGCCATGACCGCTGTCCCCGCTCTGCCCCCTGTTCCCGTCCGGGTCCTCGGCGGCCCCACCGCCCTGATCGAGTACGGCGGCCTGCGCCTGCTCACCGACCCGACCTTCGACGCCCCCGGCGACTACCCGCGCGGCGACGGCCGGTTCCTCACCAAGACCCTCCCGGGCACCGTCGACCCCGCCGCCCTCGGGCCGGTCGACGCCGTCCTGCTCTCGCACGACGAGCACCCCGACAACCTCGACCACGGCGGGCGCGCCCTACTCGCCGACGTCCCGCTCACCCTCACCACCCGCGGCGGAGCCGAACGCCTCGGCGGCACCGCCCGCGGCCTCGCCCCTTGGGAGCGCGTCGAGTCGGGGCCCGTCACCATCACGGCCGTGCCCGCCCAGCACGGCCCCGACGGCAGCGAACCACTGGTCGGCGAGGTGATCGGCTTCGTCCTCACCGGCGACGGCCTGCCCGTCGTCTACGTCAGCGGCGACAACGCCTCGCTCGACGTCGTCCAGCGGATCGCCGACCGGGTCGGCCCCGTCGACACCGCCGTCCTGTTCGCGGGCGCCGCCCGCGTCGGCATCCTCGACAACGCCCTGCTCACCCTCGACAGCGCCCGCGCCGCCCGGGCCGCCCGCATCCTCGGCACCCGCCGCGTCGTCCCCGTCCACTACGACAGCTGGGCCCACTTCACCGAGGGCCGCGAGCCGCTGCTCGCCGCCTTCACCGCGGCCGGGCTCGCCGACGTCCTCGAACTGCCCTGACCCCGCCCGCCCCCACGAACAGCCCGCACACGGCCCCGGCCCGGCACCCGAACGTCACCA
This is a stretch of genomic DNA from Kitasatospora fiedleri. It encodes these proteins:
- a CDS encoding EF-hand domain-containing protein; translation: MGHEAFQRAALVFTLFDTNGNGVLDVEDFDLMTERLLTVADDSPAADRQALADSLSRYWQVLAETLDTNRDGLISPEEFRGFVLNTELFGATAAAFADALAVLGDPDGDGLIERPRFLSLMTAIGFEKPNIESLFDAFGPDAEDRITVGVWAEGIRDYYSPEKIGIPGDQLVPETF
- a CDS encoding glyceraldehyde-3-phosphate dehydrogenase, translated to MTVNDDVFTDWKNREELAETMIPIIGRLHREWDVTVLLHSRSLVNKSVVSILKTHRFARQISGEELSITETFPFLRALSSLDLGPSQIDLGLLVAAHRADDRGLSVAEFTAEAVSGATGAHKIERQAPRDVVLYGFGRIGRLLARLLVEKAGGLRLRAIVVRDGGGDDLVKRASLLRRDSIHGQFQGTITVDEATNTIVANGNAIQVIYSNDPSEVDYTAYGIDDAILIDNTGRWRDREGLSKHLRPGIAKVVLTAPGKGDVPNVVHGVNHDTVKPDERIISCASCTTNAIVPPLKAMDEAYGVLRGHVETVHSFTNDQNLLDNYHKADRRGRSAPLNMVITETGAASAVAKALPDLKAKITGSSIRVPVPDVSIAILNLQLARETTREEVLDHLRDVSLTSPLKRQIDFIDSPDAVSSDFIGSRHASIVDAGATKVEGDNAILYLWYDNEFGYSCQVVRVVQHVSGVEYPTFPVAH
- a CDS encoding CGNR zinc finger domain-containing protein, translating into MRDMSPTAPATPAAPPPAPGAEQYPALDFANSLLVLPAGPLDLLAAPGPASAWLVEHGLAPEGGRVLEPCTVRLRTFRDAVRALLDAAVAGRPAPPGALAAVNGALTAAPAVPLLRWDAERGLHRSPPHPADRIADGAMARLAADAAELLTGPDAARLARCGGAPCTRFYVRTHAARHWCSTRCGDRVRAARAYARKRAAERN
- a CDS encoding MBL fold metallo-hydrolase yields the protein MTAVPALPPVPVRVLGGPTALIEYGGLRLLTDPTFDAPGDYPRGDGRFLTKTLPGTVDPAALGPVDAVLLSHDEHPDNLDHGGRALLADVPLTLTTRGGAERLGGTARGLAPWERVESGPVTITAVPAQHGPDGSEPLVGEVIGFVLTGDGLPVVYVSGDNASLDVVQRIADRVGPVDTAVLFAGAARVGILDNALLTLDSARAARAARILGTRRVVPVHYDSWAHFTEGREPLLAAFTAAGLADVLELP